One window of Triticum dicoccoides isolate Atlit2015 ecotype Zavitan chromosome 5A, WEW_v2.0, whole genome shotgun sequence genomic DNA carries:
- the LOC119296995 gene encoding uncharacterized protein LOC119296995: protein MALNTRNAIVAVLLLVVMVSTPAVTAQEDCWDKCFKDCKAKMAMEVCNQKCIDFCKSFVKEKNSAREVLMVQGVDSANTLLAAAAFAKERQSEPATANPEFLYLQTGAGEYVKMAGDKLKETKTASPEQATKLKNEATTYLERAKVLSDKAVTP from the exons ATGGCGCTGAATACTAGGAATGCAATCGTTGCCGTTCTCCTCCTCGTCGTGATGGTCTCAACACCAGCGGTAACTGCCCAAGAGGACTGCTGGGACAAATGTTTCAAGGACTGCAAGgcaaaaatggcaatggaagtttgcAACCAAAAGTGCATTGACTTTTGCAA ATCATTTGTAAAGGAGAAAAATTCAGCTAGAGAAGTTCTGATGGTCCAAGGGGTGGACTCTGCCAATACACTTCTTGCCGCCGCTGCTTTTGCCAAAGAGAGGCAATCA GAACCAGCAACAGCAAATCCCGAATTCCTCTATCTCCAAACTGGAGCCGGAGAATATGTTAAGATGGCTGGCGATAAACTCAAGGAGACCAAAACTGCCTCTCCAGAACAGGCCACTAAACTCAAGAATGAAGCTACCACCTACTTAGAACGTGCCAAAGTCCTCAGTGATAAAGCCGTGACCCCGTGA